In the Budorcas taxicolor isolate Tak-1 chromosome 1, Takin1.1, whole genome shotgun sequence genome, TCTCCTCATACCAGCAAGCTACCTAGGCATTTCCTTGTCTTGGCAATGGCAAAAATGTGAAATAGCAAACATTAATGGACAAAACCTTTCAAAGCCAAAGTCAAACTTTCATGTCATGCTGCCTTTATTCtactggccaaagcaagtcacatagcCAGACCCAACACACAGGAGGACAGATTCCATTCCCTTATGCAAAGAAATTTCAAAGTCCCATAGCAAAAGGTGTGAATATAAGGCCTCTAATGCAATCTACCACAGGCtccaaagaataaaacaaatgattACTGATGTTTGAAATGAAACCCAACTCTGCCTTATTAGCCCTTACTGAATGGCATCCTAAGCCCCACCATGGACACTCAGTAGCATTCTCTTGTGATACATAAATAGGCAACTTAACATAAATCGTTGATATTTTCATAAGGCTGCTCACATGAAAGACTAAGACAAAAACACAAACAGGAAAAAGGGCTTAAAAGAAATAGAGCCAGTACTAGGAACAgaagaaaaaggttaaaaaaaaactcaagctAGCAACCATAGTTTTATAGACTGATAAGAGATGATAAATCCGTGAAATAAGAATGATGTGCCAGCCTTCAGAAtgcgagaaaataatagcaaataaagcaactgacaaagaattaatctctaaaatatacaagcagctcatgcagctcaataccataaaaataaacgacccaatcaaaaaatgggccaaagaactaaacagacatttctccaaagaagacatacagatgactaacaaacacatggaaagatcctcatcactcattatcagagaaattcaaatcaaaaccacaatgaggtaccatctcacaccggtcagaatggcttccatcaaaaagtctacaaacaataaatgctggagagggtgtggagaaaaggaaaccttcttacactgttggtgggaatgcaaactagcacagccactatggagaacagtgtggagattccttaaaaaattggaaatagaactgccatacaacccagcaattccactgctgggcataacaccaaggaaaccataattgaaagagacatgtaccccagtgttcatcgcagcactgtttacaatagctaggacatggaagcaacctagatgtccattggcagacgaatgggtaaggaagttgtggtacataaacacaatggaatattactcagctataaaaaagaatgcatttgagtcagttctaatggggtggatgaaactggagcctgttatacagagtgaagcaagccagagagagaaacaccaatacagtatattaatgcatatatatggaatttagaaagatgggaacaacgaccctatatgcaagacagcaaaagagacacaaatgtaaagaatagacttttggaccaTATGGGAGAAGGTAAGAGTGGGACGATAtgagagaaaagcattgaaacatgtatattattgtatgtaaaacagatgaccagtgcaagttagctgcatgaagcagagcacaaagctggtgctctgggacaacccagagggatggggtggagagggaggtggcagggggttcaggatggtgggacacatgtatacccatggctgattcatgtcgatgtatggaaaaaaaccaccacaatattgcaaagtaattagcctccaattaaaattaattaattttaaaaaaagaatggtatGCCATTTAAAGAATATTCAGAGAACAGGAAAGAGCACCTGAAAGTTGactcttaaaaaaatggaaaaagtcttCTCAAAAGTAACACAGGAAAGAGAGAGTTGGAAGATAAtgtagaaaatattgaaaaattagaGGATTGCTCTATGATCTGACTAATAAGATTTGTGTAAGTACTAAAAGCTAGTggccagtgacaaggccctggcctgTCAGCTTTGCAGAAGGTGAATTTCCGTGAAGAAATTTCCACAGAAAGTATTGAAGCAAGTGAAATGTTTATTAGAAGGAAAAAGTACAAATGAATCACATAGGCAGGCTCAGAAAGAGTCCTATGCTCATGGTAGTTGGAATCACTTATATGGGGCATTTCTTACAGGTTTCTTCTAGCCAGTCATCTTGCCCTTTCCTGGCtctgagtctgtatttggttTAACTCAGGGTCCtcctatgtgtgtgcgtgcatctcttagccaagatggagtcTAGTGAAGAGGCCAAGGATAGGTTGACATCATCTACTATGGGGTGGTGCCTCCTCCCTTTCTGGCCTTTCTGCTCATGTGTAGTCAGAAAGATCTCTTTGACCtcgagaatgagaaatatgtggtctctttATCTTTTGTCTAGGCAGGGCTCAGCTCCTCTCTTATTCCTGCTATTATCTTCATCCTGGGAGTATCTGTCCACAGGGGACAAACTTCAGCTGCTCAGCCTGGAGCCCACCTATCTCCTGCCTCAAGTTCACACAGCCAGAAAGAATCTATATCAAGACTGGAACCTAGATACTTACCCTTGAGTCACACTGTGTCTCACAGAAGTCTCACAGACTGTCTCACACAAGTCTCtagtcagagaaatgcaaagtgaAACAGCAAGGCGACACCACTTTGCATCTTTCAGTTTAAGAAAAATTAGTGATTAACAGAAGTTAGGTCGGATCTGCCACTGTGGAGAGCAGTTTGTCGGGATTTTGTGGTGTGGAGGAGCCACCTGTTCTATGACTCAGCAAGTCACCCTGTGTGTAACCCTGGAGAATGCCTCCCGCAGCTGCTGAGCGATAGGAAGATGCTCCTTGGAGCATTGTCTGTTGTAGAGAATCCTTGGAGGTCACTTGGAAATTAATTCAGAGGATAAAAACAGATTATTCTGGGTCATGAGTACATATAGAGACACTGTTatcaaatcatatatatatatatatataaacattttcataataaGAGTTTCTGTGAAGCTGTGTGGGAAGGGAAAGGGAATCAAGAGTGTACTTCATGGTATGGCTGTCAATAGCACTCTCTTGTCATGATAATGTAAACACTAAGTCATGATTAGACCTAAGTTGCAAATAACCTCATAGGGAAAATGAGGGGAGGAAAATGTGGGGTTGTTTGGAATGGGGCAGAAAAACTAAATCATCTTTGGTGGAAAGTTGATAGATAATGCTTTGAAATGAAGAGGCCATGTCAGCCTGTTAACTGAGATCTGGGGAGAAAGAGTGTGAACATGGCTGGGAAGTGACTGTGGAGACAGTCAGAAGACTGATGGCTTTTGAAGCAAGCCTGAATACCTAATTAACCTTAAATGACCACTGCCACTACAGGAGGAGTCTGAGATATTACCTGTCTCCTAGGTAATGATCATTTGGGAAATTCCTCCTGCCCACTATATTTCAGACAGGATGAAAGGGCTTCTTTTGTTATAAGGAATGTAACATTGGCCTGCTAAGTGCAGCTCAACAGCTATAGAAGGACAGCAGCTGGAGAGGGGGAGCAGAAATTGACTGAGGTGCATCCATCCCAAGCCTTCCTTGGCCCCTTCTGCTCACCATCCATACCCACTCTCTTCCCCATTAGAGGAGGGACTTTCTCACCTGCTGAAGAAGGGCACCATTGCAGAGCAAATGGGAGGGTGTGGAGAGCAGCCTGAGCCTGTGCACCTCCCTCTGCATTATGGGAGCTGCTCTGTTCGTAGCTGAGGACAGGATGATCTTGTGGGTGGACCAAACCAGAGATCATTCTTGGGACAAGACACACTCTCAGGGGATGTGGTTCTACCAAAGACCCTGGTGCATCCCTAGTAGGATGGAAATGCAAGTGTTTCCACTTTATCCAACAAGTTtgagcctggagaaggcaacataGTCCTTGGGTCATAGTTGCCCTTGTGACATCATGGCTATCTCCTCATCTACCATCCTCCCTGCCTCTGCCAAGACCAATGGAGCAGCGACCAGAGAGGGATATGAACACCTGAAACACTGCCCCAAAACCATGGGCAGTAAATGCTCTGTAAGACTTAGACACTCCCTTCCCCAAGGGTGGGGAGTTGCCCCATGGCTGAGAGAAGCACTAGATGACTTCAAGGACCCTGGAAAAGAACAGGGAGCTGGGGCTTTGGGAACTTTGCACAGAGACTGGTCCTCACTCATGTTTTCTCCCTACGTTCTGATTGCAGAAGCCTGAACCTGATAATGACGAtctagagaaagagaggaaaaggaaggtaGGTGGGGCCCAGGAGCATGTGGGAACCTCAGACCATTGGCCTTCTGACCCCAGGGTCCCTGGAAGTAAAGGCTTCATCTCTAGTCTCACAGGAATCAGCTCAGTGGTGCCTTCCTGTCCTGGTATATTCCTTCCATATTctgggtgagggagggagggagacattAGAGAAGCAAGCAATCAGGATACTCACAGGCCATATGGAAGGTGAGACACAGCACAGTGAAAACTGGAGAGCTGGAGAAAGGGCATCCTGGGCCTAGAAGGATATGAGAGTGATTGAgagatagtgaaagtgttagttgctcagtcatattcgactctttgcaaccccatggactgtagccctccagtttcctccgtctacaggattctccaggtaagaatactggagtgggttgccattccattctccaggggatcttcccgacacagggatccaagccagtctcccgcatttcaggcagattcgttgccatctgagcccccaggaaagagTAGTGGAAGTCAAAAGAAATGAAGTGGAGGAAGCTACGCGGGGCTGTGATGGAGGTAGCGTTACAGGCTGGAATCTGGGCTAAGATACAAGCTACAAACTCAGGAGTTTAATCCTCATGAGGACCCTTTGGTTCCTCACATCCATGTCTGGTCTTCTGGATCAGAAAGTGTTTCCACTGATTCCATGAACCTGTGAAGACCACAGGGCAAGTATATCCTCATTTTATACAGACAAAGACACTGACTCAGAGGGTAAGCAGATGTGTTTGTGGGCATAGACAAGACAGATGTAGAGCCAGAACCCCACCCAAGGTTCCTGGGCCCTGAGAACCACCAGGAAAAAGGCTGATTGTTCAGAGAGACAATCAGAGGTCCTTTGTGGCAGACACCGCAGCTGTGGTTGATGGTGAAAAATTCACTGGGAGTCTTCTGCTTTGCTTGGTTAGTTGCTTCTTGCAAAACAACGTCAGATAGCAAGGATGAAGGCGGCTGGGAAGATACAGGCCTGGTGGCGTGGAACCCTGGTACGTAGGACCCTGCTGGCAGCCGCCCTCAGGGCCTGGATGATTCAGTGCTGGTGGAGAACAGTCCTGTGGAGGAAGTTGTATAAGCGACGGCAGAACTCACTGAAGATCTATATAATCCAGGAGCAGGCAGCAGTCAAGCTCCAGTCCTGGGTTCGCATGTGGCAGTGCCATCAACGTTACTGCCAAGTGTGCAACGCTGTATGCATACTACAAGCTCCAAAGAGCTGTTTCACCTTTCAGACCAGTGATGTTTCACAGGCACAATACGGGGGTGCTTTCAACCAGCCAGAGTTCCATATTGAAATCCTATCAATCTAAGAGAATACTATAGGGTGGAGAACTGGCTCCACCACCCCAATAAAGGTCTGACCAGGTTTTGTGTGTTTCAGTGACTCTCTCAGGATGGGGACCCCAAAGATTCAGGCCCTGCCCCTCTTCTACTCAGAGAATACTTCAATATAGGTATCTCTCCCTCCTACCCCCACTCCCGCCCCTCAGTGCCTGTGGCCCCTGTTTGGACCCACAGTAGCCATGTGCCGCTCTATCCAAATCAGCAACTGCTGCCTGAGGGTGACCTCATATATGCAGAGCCAGCTGTCCCATTCCACATCTCCATCATCAGCCTTGTCTCCTAAACTCTCAAGTGGGAGGCATTAGGCTTCGTATTTCTGAAGACTCTGGGTACCTGCTCATATGAGAGTGAAGACATGCTACACACGCTCAGCCTGCCACTAGGACCCAGCGAGGATTGCACCCATTGGCTTTGTGTTTAGCAAGCCCCAGACAGAAGTCAGCCACTTGGCTGGCTCTCCTGGGAACAGAGCGGCCCAAAGAAACCACAGGAGGCTGGCCTGAGTGATGACTGACACAGGTTTTGCAAGCTTTATGCTAATTTagattcaattttcttttttaaaattaatttatttggctgtgttgggtcttagttgcagcacattaTGGGGTCTTTGTTGTATCTGGATGCTATTTTCTTCGGGAAATagcagataccatgatcttaaggAACCTCAGTACTGCCTCTACCCTCCCCCATCATTGCAAGCTTCTCAAGGGTGCTAAACACAAATAAGGCTCCCACTGATATCAGACACCTCCACTCTAAGTATGACACCATTCTTAGTGACGTCCACATTGACTGGATGATGCCCCCATGCTTCTTGCCTCTCACCCCCTGTGATTTTGACTTCCACCCTAGCTTAGTCATTCACTCCTGTGATTGCACTAAAGACCATTGTTTCTGAGGCTGTCTATGGGGaaggaccattttttaaaatgttcaatcCATCATAGGCcaattattttgtaaaacaatcaaattttgatgaaaataaatggaaaagcataTAGAATACAAGGCttgttttaaattattagaaCATACATAAAATTACTATTTCaaattgctttcagttcagttcagttcagtcgtgtccaactctttgcaaccccatgaaccccagcacaccacgcctccctgtccatcaccaactcccggagttcacccaaacccatgtccattgagtcggtgatgccatccaaccatctcatcctctgtcatccccttctcctgccctcaatctttcccaacatcagggtcttttcaaatgagtcagctcttcgcatcaggtggccaaaatattggagtttcagcttcaacatcagtccttccaatgaacacccaggactgatctcctttaggatggactggttggatctccttgcagtccaagggactctcaagagtcttctccaacaccacagttcaaaagcatcaattctttggtgctcagttttctttatagtccaactcacatccgtacatgactactggaaaaaccatagccttgactagatggacctttgttggcaaagtaatgtctctgcttttcaatatgctgtcttggttggtcataacttttcttccaagaagtaagcgtcttttaatttcatggctgcagtcaccatctgcagtgattttggagcccaaaaatataaagtctgtcactgtttccactatttctccatctatttcccatgaagtgatgggaccagatgccatgatcttcgttttctgaatgttgagctttaagccaactttttcactctcctctttcatcaagaggctctttagttcttcactttctgctgtaagggtggtgtcatctgcatatctgaggttattgatatttctcccagcaatcttgattccagcttgtgcttcttccagccctgtgtttctcatgatgtactctgcatataagttaaataagcagggtaacaatacacagccttgacgtactccttttcctatttgaaaccagtctgatgttccatgtccagttctaactgttgcttcttgacctgcatacaggtttctcaagagggaggtcaggtggtctggtattcccatctctctcagaattttccagtttgttgtgatccacacagttgaaggctttagcatggtcagtgaagcagaagtaggtgttcttttagaattctcttgcttttttgataatccaacggatgtgggcaatttgatctctggtttctctgccttttctaaaaccagcttgtacacctggaagttcacggttcatgtactgttgaagcgtagcttggaggattttgagcatgaccttgctagcatgtgaaatgagtgcaattgtgaggtagtctgaacattctttggcattgcccttctttgggattggaatgaaaactggaccttttccagtcctatggccactgctgagttttccaaatttgctggcatattgagtgcagcactttcacagcattatctttgaggatttgaaatagctcatctggaattccatcacctccactagctttgaccctgcatggcatggcccgTAGTTTCATTGAGTAGAAAAAGCTgtaatccatgtgatcagtttggttggttttctgtgattatggttttcattctgtctgccctctgatggatcaTACATTTACAATGtaatagtttctgctgtacagcgaggtggatcagttatacatatacatatatccactctttttagattcttttgacatataggtcattatagaatattgaacagagttctcAGTGCTATACAAAAGGTTCgtcttttttatatatactaatgtgtatatgtcaatcctgatctaatttatcccttcccccaattaccctttggtaaccacatgtttgttttctacatctgtgactattttggttttgtaaataggttataatcttgcttcctgacctgaagaTTTTACATTATTTCCTGTCTCTTCAAATGGTCggttctccctcttttcttcttaacCTTAAATGATGATATTACCACACTTAACAGAGGAAACAGCAGCAGACGGGAACCCATCGTGCTAtctatcatctcatcctctatctcaGCGTCATTTGCACCACACTTTTTGCCTTCCCTGAGTTGAAATGAACTGTCTTCGCCCTATCTGAGGCTACCCCCTCCACTTTGTTCTTCTTGTactcttttttatcttttgttcACTGACACCTCTTACCTTTGCAATGATGTCATCCTGTAATTTCATTTCTCTGAATCAGTTTCCACCTTTTCACCAAGTCATTCCCATCAGCCTACAAACTATCCCCCATAATTAAAAAGTCCATGCTTGACTATCTCATATTCCAGGTTTTACATCCCTCAAAGCAAAATATGTTGTCACTGCCTCCCCTTCTATTGTTCCCATTCTCTCCTAAACTCACTCCAATTGGGCTTTCCTTACCCCCAACTCCATAGAAATGATACTCATCAAAAGTACTCAATGAGAGAGACTGTTAGCAAAAATGACcaaaattagggacttccctggtggtccagttgctaaGAATCTGCACTTCCACCGCAggggggcacaagttcaatccctggttagggaactaagaacccacatacCACAcggtgctgccaaaaaaaaaggaTACCTCCCTTGACCGTTCACCCAGTCTGCTTGATTCAGAGGAATCCTCTCTGAATATTCACTTTTAGTTTCCTCCATTCATTCCCTCCACATCAGTCCATCATGAAATGCTGTTGGCTCCATCTCTGCAATAACAACAGTATCTGCAATATAAGAGATGAATGAAGATTAGAAAAACTAGATCTATCACACATTGCtcatggaaatataaaatggagtaactgctgtggaaaacagtttggtagtcTCTCAGAAAGTTAATTATGGAATTATGAATAACCCAGCACCTAGATacatacccaagagaactgaaaacatatgttcaaACAAAAGCTTCAAAATTTCGTAGTTAGATAACAGCTAAAAACTCAGAAACAACCAGAATGAGTGAGCGACTAAATAAATCATAGTACATTCATAGAATGGTATACTACACAGCAATAGAAATGAACAGCTGCTACACACAACTTGCATGGACCTCAAGGAAAAGTACGGACCTGACACTGATAGAACCATCTGCCTTCCAGCTATGGGGAAATCTAAGGGATCGCAGGCCTGAGGGGTTTGAACCAATACTCCCAAGTCATGGGCATTCGATGTTGCATAAGAGAGAGAGTCAAGCCTACCCAAAGTTGCAGGCAGGGGAAGGTGAATTTCCACAGTTGTTAAGGATTCAAGTCCTATATCTGGGGTCTCTGGGCAAGGCAGGAGGTGGAGCATGTGGTGGACTCAGCATAGAATTTACAGAGAACAACCTACCCTTATCTTTCCCCTTTTAACTCTGATTACAGGAAAATGCACTGATGAACatgaaagtagaaaaggaaaagacagaaaaacctCCACCCTCCAAACCAAAAACTTCACCCTCTAAACCAAAAGTAAGTCAACACAGCCCCTCAAAGTTGAGGGGGACCCCAACCTGCAATGTGTCTAAAGTCACCCAGGAGTGACAGTTGTCTTCTCTGTGACCAATAGCATGGGATGAGCAGGGAATTTGTCACCCAAAGCAAACTCTATTTGTGAGTGAAAGATAGTGCTAGGGATTATTGTTCAGGGACAACAGTCATAAACTGAGAGTGTCCCAGTCCAACCAAGATGAGTGGTTGTCCTGTCCAGAGTTGGAATGAATAAAAATGGACTCATCCTCAGTTGTTCTTTTGTCCTAGTTTCTTCTAGGTCTGAAAAGGTGGGTGACAGACATGTAGACATGGATTACAGGGAGAAGAAACCCTGCAAAGTGGGAACCCCAGGCTATGCCAAGTTGGGGAGTGGGTTGGTGAGGGCTGTGTTTGGGGGATACATAGTCAACTATAGGGAAACCCAAGTCTAGAATTGTGTGGGAGTGCCTGTGTGTTTAcatgagtgtatatatatgtgttaactgAAGTTCAAGATGTGAGaaccaaaagaagtgaaagtgaggaATAAATGAGCAGGGCTTCAAAGTGTGCAGGACAGGCAAGCATCTAATCCCGTGATTTGACAGAGAAGCCAGCAGCTTGTGCATCGGAGCTGGTGTCAGGCGTGAAAGGAGAGCGAAGGATGCCCCTTCTCCAGCCTGTGGGTGCGGTCTGAAGGGAAGTGATATGCTTCCCAGGTAGGTATCAGGCCCGAGGTGCAACAGAATAACCCTTTGACTCATAGACCGTGGTGTTCTTGTTCTAGACTGGCCAAACAAGCCCAAGGAACCAGGTGACAGCTAGGGCAGGTGTGCCCCCAAGCAACATATGAGGACTGTGAGACTCCAAGTTCAGCTGTGATATGTCTGTTAATTAAGAGTGGCAGAGATGGAGAACTTGTCTGGTCTTCTGGCTCCAGCCAGTGGCCTGCCCAGTGCTCAGGAACTACTGAGCAATTGGCCATTGTTGACGAAGTATCAGGACCCCTTCCTGGCTCATGCCAGAGCTGAGTGTCCCTTCTTTTTCCTTGCAGGCCCTCCCTAAAAAGGAAGGTGAAGaacagaaaactataaagatTCAGGCCTGGTGGCGGGGCACCCTGGTGCGCAGGACACTGCTGCATGCAGCACTCAGAGCGTGTATCATTCAGTACTGGTGGAGACAGAGGCTGGAAGGGCTACTGGAGAAGAAGCGATTGTCTGTGCTAGAGTATTATGCTCGGGAAAAATGGGCAGTGATCAAGCTACAGTCCTGGGTTCGCATGTGGTGCATCCGGGTTCGTTACTGCCGTTTGCTCCACGCTGTCCGCATCATCCAAGTCTACTGGCGCTGGCATAATTGCCATACCCGTGGCATTTTTAGGGGCAGCTATGAACTCACAGCAAGCCAGCTGGGACTTGAGCTTGAGATCTGTCTGGAATCACACATCTGTCGGATTACGGACTGCATCCCCTTCCCAATAAAGAACTGATCTGGTCGGCTCCAACACTGTCACAAGGTCTCTGTCAGACAagcttcagttccgttcagttcagttgctcagtctttgcgaccccatggactgcagcacaccaggcctccctgtccatctccaactcctggagtttactcaaactcatgtccactgagtcagtgatgccatccaaccatctcatcctctgtcatccccttctcctgccctcaatctttcccaacatcagggtcttttcaaatgagtcagctcttcacatcaggtggccaaagtattggagtttcagcttcagcatcaatccttccaatgaatattcaggactgatttcctttaggatggactggttggatctccttgcagtccaagggactctcaaaagtcttctccaaaaccacagttcaaaagcatcaattctttggcactcagctttctttatagtccaactcacatccatacatgactactggaaaaaccatagctttgactagacgacctttgttggtaaagtaatgtctctgctttttaatatgctgtctatgttgatcataactttccttcccaggaccaagcatcttttaatttcatggctgcagtcaccatctgcagtgattttggaaacccccaaaataaagtctgtcactgtttccactgtttccccatctatttgccgtgaagtaatgggaccagatgccatgatcttagttttctggatattgagtttgaagccaactttttcactctcctctttcactttcatcaagagggtctttagttcttcactttctgccataagggtggtgtcatctgcatatctgagattattgatatttctcccagcaatcttgattccagcttttggaATTGGCCTAAATTAAATGGGAATGCTCTTGGGTTAGaagaattaagttaaaatgatcaTGTTAtccaaagcaatctgcagatttaacacaatccctatcaaattattcATGACATTTAtcacaaaactgaaacaaaaaaatcctaaaatttatatggaacccagaaagacccagaattggcaaagcaatcctgaggaaaaagaacaaagcaggagacatgaccCTTCCAgatttcagacaatactacaaagctacagtagtcaAAACAACATGGCACAAAAATGAcctatagatcaatgggacagaatagagaacccagaaataaacccatacaccaaTGGTCAGTTAATCTTcagcaggggcttccccagtagtccagtggttaagaatccaccctgaAATTCAGGGGACAGTGGATTGAGCCCTGGTCTccacatgttgtggagcaaccaagcctgtgtaccacaactactgagtgtgCTTTACAGCCCAGGATCCACAATACTGCAGCCTGTGTGCCTAGACCCGAGCTCCACAATAAGAGAGACCACCACAATGAGGAGTCTGCACACCACAACCAGGGAgtttgctacaactagagaaggcccttgcataacaaagacccagtacagctaaaaataaaataaaataaatctttaaaaaaatcttctacaaaggagacaagaatatataatggggaaaagacatctattcagcaagtggtgttgggaaagttggacaaCCCCATGTAAATCAATGGTTATGAGAGGTTAATAGGTAGGAAGGCAAGAAGTCCCTAAGCAGTAGGAGGAAATTAACTGCAAGTGGcatacattttttccttctctacaaaaaaattaaaagagacaccCGGTTCtgccttgagttaaccaatgtgtttttctcatggaaatgtttttcttaagctatcttaacgaaactatgtatttgcttaggaatctgcctgctgaacgctgaagaattgatgcttttgaactgtggtattggagaagaatcttgagagtcccttggactgcaaagggatccaaccagtcagtcctaaaagaagtcattcctgaatattccttggaaggactgatgctgaaactccaatactttggccacctgatgcaaagagctgactcatttgaaaagaccctgatgcttggaaagattgaaggcagaaggagaaggggacgacagaggatgagatggttggatggcatcaccgactcaatagacatgagtttgagtaaactccaggagttggtgatggacagggaggcctggcatgctgcagtccatgggctcacaaagagttggacacaactgagtggctgaactgaactgaactgaattccaaaagtccccctaCCTGCCTTGGGCTACATAAG is a window encoding:
- the LOC128054580 gene encoding IQ domain-containing protein F5-like translates to MNMKVEKEKTEKPPPSKPKTSPSKPKALPKKEGEEQKTIKIQAWWRGTLVRRTLLHAALRACIIQYWWRQRLEGLLEKKRLSVLEYYAREKWAVIKLQSWVRMWCIRVRYCRLLHAVRIIQVYWRWHNCHTRGIFRGSYELTASQLGLELEICLESHICRITDCIPFPIKN
- the IQCF3 gene encoding IQ domain-containing protein F3, encoding MGSKCSKPEPDNDDLEKERKRKLLLAKQRQIARMKAAGKIQAWWRGTLVRRTLLAAALRAWMIQCWWRTVLWRKLYKRRQNSLKIYIIQEQAAVKLQSWVRMWQCHQRYCQVCNAVCILQAPKSCFTFQTSDVSQAQYGGAFNQPEFHIEILSI